In one window of Nakamurella sp. PAMC28650 DNA:
- the gluQRS gene encoding tRNA glutamyl-Q(34) synthetase GluQRS, with product MDRAVVGGTSVGGTRGAGRFAPSPSGDLHVGNLRTAMLAWLFARASGRRFLLRFEDLDRVAAGAADRQLRDLAALGLDWDGEVLRQSDRSHAYQAAIEQLERSGLVYECFCTRQEIQRAASAPHGPDGAYPGTCRNLSPAQVRARRNSGRPPALRLRAAVEQWTVHDQLHGDHTGPVDDVVLRRGDGVFAYNLAVVVDDAAQGIDQVVRGDDLLSSAPRQAYLAHTLGLAPPGYAHVPLALNTSGARLAKRDGAVTLADLRVLGFSSADVVTLIAGSISAIRPGRSVTVTEILDRFDPTEISGDPWVFDPPTTTVHNEGDRPP from the coding sequence ATGGACCGGGCAGTCGTGGGAGGGACCAGCGTGGGTGGGACGAGGGGCGCGGGCAGGTTCGCACCCAGCCCCTCCGGCGACCTGCACGTGGGCAACCTACGGACGGCAATGCTCGCCTGGCTCTTCGCCAGGGCGAGCGGCCGACGCTTCCTGCTCCGCTTCGAAGATCTGGACCGGGTCGCCGCCGGGGCCGCCGACCGTCAACTCCGCGATCTGGCCGCTCTCGGCCTGGACTGGGACGGCGAGGTGCTCCGGCAGTCCGACCGGTCCCACGCCTACCAGGCCGCCATCGAGCAACTCGAACGGTCTGGACTGGTCTACGAGTGCTTCTGCACGCGTCAGGAGATCCAGCGGGCGGCCTCTGCGCCGCACGGGCCGGACGGCGCCTATCCGGGCACCTGCCGGAACCTCTCCCCGGCACAGGTGCGGGCGCGGCGGAACTCCGGCCGGCCGCCCGCGCTCCGTCTGCGCGCAGCCGTCGAGCAGTGGACCGTCCACGATCAATTGCACGGCGACCACACGGGGCCGGTCGATGACGTCGTGCTGCGGCGCGGGGACGGCGTGTTCGCCTACAACCTCGCCGTGGTGGTCGACGATGCGGCTCAGGGCATCGACCAGGTGGTCCGGGGCGATGACCTGCTGAGCTCCGCACCCCGGCAGGCCTACCTCGCCCACACGCTCGGGCTGGCCCCACCCGGATACGCGCACGTCCCGCTCGCGCTCAACACCTCCGGCGCACGGCTGGCCAAACGCGACGGCGCGGTGACCCTGGCCGATCTCCGCGTCCTGGGCTTCTCATCGGCGGACGTGGTGACCTTGATCGCCGGGTCCATCTCGGCGATCAGACCGGGCCGATCCGTCACCGTGACGGAAATTCTGGACCGATTCGACCCGACAGAAATCTCAGGAGATCCGTGGGTGTTCGACCCACCGACCACAACCGTCCACAACGAAGGTGATCGTCCGCCGTAG
- a CDS encoding copper resistance D family protein: MIDTRSSRRGPAAQRGRTAIPVRRRPVEGPGSVRGPVPRFAGLLTSAGWFTVLVAAAALLVNVIGTRVTEPGAVIGIASPPWIVRIGVPAVRTLLDLGAVAAAGLSLLSKLVGFDRPERTEAVIRRARRYAVWASGVWGVAALVSIVLLSVELDPTQTVTLASVWSYVTNIAAGKGLLMSAGCAALSFWLARLAVRHGEKVPAELRIGIALFGLLPLPLTGHAANWYYHDLSMVSMELHVVAATAWAGGLFALVVFLAREPVLLALALPRFSTLATWCVFTVGVTGVFNGLLELALSPITHLPGSIFSTRYGVLLLAKAFCMVVVAVIAVHVRRRVLPRVLEKRRHAVALWCGWEVITLGAAFGIAVVLTRASVTTF; the protein is encoded by the coding sequence GTGATCGACACTCGGAGCAGCCGGCGGGGTCCGGCGGCACAGCGCGGCCGGACCGCGATCCCGGTGCGCCGTAGACCGGTCGAGGGCCCCGGTTCCGTACGGGGGCCGGTACCGAGATTCGCGGGCCTGCTGACCTCGGCCGGCTGGTTCACCGTGCTGGTGGCGGCCGCGGCGCTGCTGGTGAACGTCATCGGCACCAGGGTGACGGAGCCGGGTGCGGTGATCGGGATCGCGTCGCCGCCGTGGATCGTCCGGATCGGGGTGCCTGCCGTCCGGACGCTGCTCGACCTCGGGGCGGTGGCCGCGGCCGGGCTCTCCCTGCTGTCCAAGCTGGTCGGATTCGACCGTCCCGAACGCACCGAGGCCGTCATCCGCCGGGCCCGCCGGTATGCGGTGTGGGCGTCGGGGGTGTGGGGTGTCGCGGCGCTCGTCTCGATCGTCCTGCTGTCGGTCGAACTCGACCCGACGCAGACCGTCACGCTCGCCTCGGTCTGGTCGTACGTCACGAACATCGCGGCCGGGAAGGGCCTGCTGATGTCGGCCGGCTGCGCGGCGCTGTCCTTCTGGCTGGCCAGGTTGGCCGTCCGCCACGGCGAGAAGGTTCCCGCGGAACTGCGCATCGGCATCGCACTGTTCGGGTTGCTCCCGCTCCCGCTCACCGGCCACGCGGCGAACTGGTACTACCACGACCTGTCGATGGTCTCGATGGAACTCCACGTCGTCGCCGCGACCGCCTGGGCGGGGGGCCTGTTCGCGCTGGTCGTCTTCCTGGCCCGCGAGCCCGTCCTGCTGGCCCTGGCACTGCCACGGTTCTCGACGCTGGCCACCTGGTGCGTCTTCACGGTGGGTGTGACGGGTGTGTTCAACGGCCTGCTGGAGCTGGCGCTGTCACCGATCACCCACCTGCCCGGCTCGATCTTCAGCACCCGCTACGGGGTGCTGCTGCTGGCCAAGGCGTTCTGCATGGTCGTCGTCGCGGTCATCGCGGTGCACGTCCGTCGCCGTGTGCTGCCACGGGTGCTGGAGAAACGACGTCACGCGGTCGCGCTCTGGTGCGGGTGGGAGGTGATCACGCTGGGTGCGGCCTTCGGCATCGCAGTCGTGCTGACTAGGGCGTCGGTCACCACGTTCTGA
- the tadA gene encoding tRNA adenosine(34) deaminase TadA — protein MRTALTVAGRAASTGDVPIGALLVDAEGNRVAAACNAREATADPTAHAEILVLRAAAEVAGTWNLSGSTLVVTAEPCTMCAGAMVLARISVVVFGCWEPKTGAAGSLWDVLRDRRLTHRVEVRGGVLAPECAALLVDFFAGRR, from the coding sequence ATGCGGACGGCCCTGACGGTCGCCGGACGGGCCGCCTCCACCGGGGATGTCCCGATCGGTGCGCTGCTCGTCGACGCCGAGGGGAATCGGGTCGCAGCCGCGTGCAATGCCAGGGAGGCGACCGCCGACCCGACGGCGCACGCGGAGATCCTGGTGCTGCGTGCGGCGGCCGAGGTGGCCGGGACCTGGAACCTGTCCGGGTCGACGCTCGTCGTCACGGCCGAACCCTGCACCATGTGCGCGGGCGCGATGGTGCTGGCCAGGATCTCGGTGGTGGTGTTCGGATGCTGGGAGCCGAAGACCGGCGCCGCCGGTTCGCTCTGGGACGTCCTGCGTGATCGGCGCCTGACCCATCGGGTGGAGGTGCGCGGCGGAGTACTCGCCCCGGAGTGCGCCGCCCTGCTGGTGGACTTCTTCGCAGGCCGCCGCTGA
- a CDS encoding ABC-F family ATP-binding cassette domain-containing protein, whose amino-acid sequence MGHLEVAGISYSLADGRPLLADISFRLGQGSVTAVIGPNGTGKTTLLRIITGELDAEDGAITRSGGLGVMPQFIGSVRDESTVRDLLLTVSPPPIRKVAAEIDAAELEMMTLDGGPDDDRKSIVYAQALADWADVHGYEQENAFDFACVAALGIPYDRAKFRAVTSLSGGEQKRLVLELLLAGPQETLLLDEPDNYLDVPGKIWLEGKLSETTKAVLLISHDRELLARAADRIVTLEPGVAGAVSWVHGGSFATYHQARIDRNSRLEELRRRWDEEHAKLKALVLMYKTKAAFMDSLASRYQAAKTRLFKFEEAGPPEELPLSQQVTMRLKGGRTAKRAVVCTKLELTGLMQPFDLEIFYGERLAVLGANGSGKSHFLRLLAAGGSDPDIEHQPVGDAPVDPVRHTGTVVLGSRVRPGYFRQTHSHPELSGRTLLEILHRGDDHRSGMGREQAARALDRYGLARSGEQTFDTLSGGQQARLQILLLELSGATLLLLDEPTDNLDLHSAESLEQALDAFDGSVVAVTHDRTFARTFDAFLVFDTGGEVARYDEPRWEVSRVQRAR is encoded by the coding sequence GTGGGACACCTCGAGGTTGCCGGCATCAGCTACTCGCTCGCCGACGGGCGGCCGCTGCTCGCCGACATCAGTTTCCGTCTGGGGCAGGGCAGCGTGACGGCCGTCATCGGGCCGAACGGGACCGGCAAGACCACGCTGCTGCGGATCATCACCGGTGAACTGGACGCGGAGGACGGGGCGATCACCCGTTCCGGGGGGCTCGGCGTGATGCCGCAGTTCATCGGATCGGTGCGGGACGAATCGACCGTCCGGGACCTGTTGCTGACCGTGTCACCGCCGCCGATCCGGAAGGTGGCGGCGGAGATCGACGCGGCGGAGCTGGAGATGATGACGTTGGACGGGGGACCGGACGACGACCGGAAATCGATCGTCTACGCGCAAGCCCTGGCCGACTGGGCGGACGTGCACGGTTACGAGCAGGAGAACGCGTTCGACTTCGCCTGCGTGGCCGCGCTGGGAATCCCCTACGACCGGGCGAAGTTCCGGGCCGTCACCAGCCTTTCCGGCGGCGAGCAGAAGCGGCTGGTGCTGGAGCTGCTGCTCGCCGGGCCGCAGGAGACGCTGCTGCTGGACGAGCCGGACAACTACCTCGACGTGCCGGGCAAGATCTGGCTGGAGGGCAAGCTGTCCGAGACCACCAAGGCCGTCCTGCTGATCAGCCATGATCGCGAGTTGCTGGCCAGGGCCGCCGACCGCATCGTGACGCTGGAACCCGGTGTCGCAGGCGCGGTCTCGTGGGTGCACGGCGGTTCGTTCGCCACCTACCACCAGGCCAGGATCGACCGGAACTCCCGCTTGGAGGAGTTGCGCCGCCGCTGGGACGAGGAGCACGCGAAGCTCAAGGCCCTGGTGCTGATGTACAAGACCAAGGCGGCTTTCATGGACAGCCTCGCCTCCCGGTACCAGGCGGCCAAGACCAGGCTGTTCAAGTTCGAGGAGGCCGGCCCGCCCGAGGAACTGCCGCTGAGCCAGCAGGTCACCATGCGGCTCAAGGGCGGGCGGACGGCCAAGCGGGCGGTGGTCTGCACGAAGCTGGAACTGACCGGTCTGATGCAGCCGTTCGATCTGGAGATCTTCTACGGCGAGCGGTTGGCCGTCCTGGGCGCCAACGGGTCCGGGAAGTCGCATTTCCTGCGACTGCTGGCCGCCGGCGGTTCCGACCCGGACATCGAGCACCAGCCGGTCGGCGATGCCCCGGTCGATCCGGTACGCCACACCGGGACGGTGGTGCTCGGCTCGCGGGTGCGGCCCGGCTACTTCCGGCAGACGCACTCCCACCCGGAGCTGTCCGGGAGGACGCTGCTGGAGATCCTGCACCGCGGTGACGACCATCGGTCCGGGATGGGACGTGAGCAGGCGGCCAGGGCGCTGGACCGGTACGGCCTGGCCAGGTCGGGGGAGCAGACCTTCGACACGCTGTCCGGTGGCCAGCAGGCGCGCCTGCAGATCCTGCTGCTCGAGCTTTCCGGCGCCACCCTGCTGTTGCTGGACGAGCCGACCGACAACCTTGATCTGCATTCCGCGGAGTCCCTCGAGCAGGCCCTGGACGCCTTCGACGGGTCGGTGGTCGCGGTCACCCACGACCGGACCTTCGCCAGGACCTTCGACGCGTTCCTGGTCTTCGACACCGGTGGCGAGGTCGCCAGGTACGACGAACCGCGGTGGGAGGTCTCCCGGGTGCAGCGGGCCCGTTGA
- a CDS encoding tRNA adenosine deaminase-associated protein — MTIDGFAAAVVREDGAWKCSLLAEELLEDLDGVITALRRVAATGAVFGLLAVDDEFFVIVRPIPGGASLLLSDATAALDYDLAADVLDLLQIATPEEDEVDDDPWPEGDLSLLADLGLPDQEMQLIVGEAELYPDEQLALIAQRCGFGDQFAALLEKA; from the coding sequence GTGACTATCGACGGGTTCGCCGCGGCCGTCGTCCGCGAGGACGGCGCTTGGAAATGCTCGCTGCTCGCCGAAGAGTTGCTGGAGGACCTGGACGGGGTGATCACCGCCCTGCGCAGGGTCGCGGCCACCGGTGCGGTCTTCGGGCTGCTCGCCGTGGACGACGAATTCTTCGTGATCGTCCGGCCGATCCCCGGTGGTGCCTCCCTGCTGCTGTCCGACGCCACCGCGGCGTTGGACTACGACCTTGCCGCCGATGTGCTCGATCTGCTGCAGATCGCAACGCCGGAAGAGGACGAGGTCGACGACGATCCGTGGCCGGAGGGCGACCTGAGCCTGCTCGCCGACCTGGGGCTGCCGGACCAGGAGATGCAGTTGATCGTCGGCGAGGCGGAACTGTATCCGGACGAGCAACTGGCACTGATCGCCCAGCGATGCGGCTTCGGTGACCAGTTCGCCGCCCTGCTGGAGAAGGCGTGA
- the tgt gene encoding tRNA guanosine(34) transglycosylase Tgt, which translates to MPVTSFAVGTRLPGVQGRTGVLTTPHGDIATPAFVAVGTKATVKAVLPESMSALGAQAVLANAYHLYLQPGADIVEAGGGLGRFMNWPGPTFTDSGGFQVLSLGAGFKKVLAMDVKGLQSDDVIAAGKTRLATVDDDGVTFKSHLDGSKHRFTPEISMQIQHRLGADIIFAFDECTTLMNTREYQERSVSRTQDWAVRCIDEHRRLTTDRVGKPYQALFGVIQGAQYEDLRRQAVRDLLPLGFDGFGIGGALEKENLGTIVRWCCEEMPETMPRHLLGISEPDDIFTAIENGADTFDCVSPSRVARNGAIYSPDGRYNVVTARYRRDFSPLADGCDCYTCTHYTRAYLHHLFKAKEMVSCTLATIHNERFIVKLVDDVRRSIDAGHFSEFRTDFLGRYYAVRC; encoded by the coding sequence GTGCCGGTGACTTCCTTCGCCGTCGGCACCCGTCTTCCAGGGGTGCAGGGTCGGACCGGAGTGCTCACGACCCCGCACGGGGACATCGCCACCCCGGCCTTCGTCGCGGTCGGCACCAAGGCGACGGTGAAAGCGGTTTTGCCGGAGAGCATGTCGGCGCTCGGGGCGCAGGCCGTGTTGGCCAACGCCTACCACCTGTATCTCCAACCCGGTGCCGACATCGTCGAGGCCGGGGGTGGGCTCGGCCGGTTCATGAACTGGCCGGGCCCGACCTTCACCGACAGCGGCGGATTCCAGGTCCTCTCGCTGGGCGCCGGCTTCAAGAAGGTGCTGGCGATGGACGTCAAGGGTCTGCAGTCCGACGACGTCATCGCAGCGGGAAAGACCAGGCTGGCCACCGTGGACGACGACGGGGTGACCTTCAAGTCGCACCTGGATGGCTCGAAACACCGCTTCACGCCGGAGATCTCGATGCAGATCCAGCATCGGCTCGGCGCCGACATCATCTTCGCCTTCGACGAGTGCACCACGCTGATGAACACCCGGGAGTACCAGGAGCGGTCGGTCTCCCGGACCCAGGACTGGGCCGTCCGCTGCATCGACGAACACCGCCGGCTCACCACCGACCGGGTGGGAAAGCCCTATCAGGCACTCTTCGGCGTGATCCAGGGCGCCCAGTACGAGGATCTGCGCCGGCAGGCCGTCCGGGACCTCCTTCCGCTCGGCTTCGACGGGTTCGGTATCGGCGGGGCCCTGGAGAAGGAGAATCTGGGCACCATCGTGCGCTGGTGCTGCGAGGAGATGCCGGAGACCATGCCCCGGCACCTGCTGGGCATCAGCGAACCGGACGACATCTTCACCGCCATCGAGAACGGCGCGGACACCTTCGATTGCGTCTCGCCGTCGCGGGTCGCGCGCAACGGGGCCATCTATTCACCCGACGGGCGCTACAACGTGGTGACCGCCAGGTACCGGAGAGATTTCTCGCCGCTGGCCGACGGCTGCGACTGCTACACGTGCACGCACTACACCCGGGCCTACCTGCATCACCTGTTCAAGGCCAAGGAGATGGTGTCCTGCACCCTGGCGACCATCCACAACGAACGATTCATCGTGAAACTGGTCGATGATGTGCGGCGCAGCATCGACGCCGGCCACTTCTCCGAGTTCAGGACGGACTTCCTGGGTCGTTACTACGCGGTCAGGTGCTAG
- a CDS encoding prephenate dehydrogenase has product MTGPGDGSPSPEIFVLGLGLIGGSLVRAAAPLGPVAGWSPSPETRSAAAADGFTVHDTLDETIMRAAERDGLLVLAAPLTAFETLLTRIGELAPTARLTDVASVKGVVADQVESLCPSARYIGSHPMAGTASSGWAAGSATLFDGAAWVTCLDEMSDLQVWADVAHLALRMGSRVVPAEAPAHDEAVARVSHLPHLLALALAQVGEAGGSLALSLAASSFADGTRVAGTRPELIRAMCEGNRKALISAMDDVLGILGVARGSLASTGSLQKITSGGHEAREAFDNRYAGLTELTLSGEDLLDQLISVGSAGGHVTAVEGSGAQTQVHVRYPDEI; this is encoded by the coding sequence ATGACAGGTCCAGGAGATGGCAGCCCCTCGCCCGAAATCTTCGTGCTCGGCCTCGGACTGATCGGCGGGTCCCTGGTCCGCGCGGCCGCTCCTCTCGGCCCGGTGGCCGGGTGGTCCCCGAGCCCGGAGACGAGGTCCGCGGCGGCCGCCGACGGCTTCACCGTCCACGACACCCTCGACGAGACGATCATGCGTGCCGCCGAACGGGACGGGCTCCTCGTGCTGGCGGCTCCGCTGACCGCCTTCGAGACCCTCCTGACCCGCATCGGCGAACTGGCCCCGACGGCCAGGTTGACCGACGTGGCCAGCGTCAAGGGCGTGGTGGCCGATCAGGTCGAGAGTCTTTGTCCCAGTGCGCGTTACATCGGTTCGCACCCGATGGCCGGCACCGCGTCCAGCGGGTGGGCCGCCGGGTCGGCGACCCTCTTCGACGGGGCCGCCTGGGTCACCTGTCTCGATGAGATGTCCGACCTGCAGGTCTGGGCCGACGTCGCCCACCTCGCACTGCGGATGGGCAGCCGGGTGGTCCCGGCGGAGGCGCCGGCCCACGACGAGGCGGTGGCCAGGGTCTCCCACCTGCCCCACCTGCTGGCCCTGGCCCTGGCCCAGGTCGGGGAGGCCGGGGGCTCCCTCGCGCTCTCCCTGGCGGCCTCGTCTTTCGCCGACGGGACGCGCGTGGCCGGCACCCGTCCGGAACTGATCAGGGCGATGTGCGAGGGAAACCGGAAGGCGCTGATCAGCGCGATGGACGACGTGCTCGGCATCCTCGGCGTCGCGCGCGGATCCCTGGCCTCGACCGGTTCGCTGCAGAAGATAACCTCCGGCGGACACGAGGCCAGGGAGGCGTTCGACAACAGGTACGCGGGCCTGACGGAGCTGACGCTGAGCGGTGAGGATCTGCTGGACCAGCTGATCTCGGTGGGTTCGGCCGGTGGTCACGTCACCGCCGTCGAGGGCTCGGGCGCCCAGACCCAGGTCCACGTGCGGTACCCGGACGAGATCTGA
- a CDS encoding WXG100 family type VII secretion target — translation MNAQANAFLQAIEPLPQDWKGSSYSSWESLTAAWTAAMKDLNAALASIKGNVKNAGGLYDSYEAQMTESLAAANGSADWDGAKFKF, via the coding sequence ATGAATGCGCAGGCCAACGCTTTCCTGCAGGCGATCGAGCCGCTCCCGCAGGACTGGAAGGGTTCGTCCTACTCGTCCTGGGAATCGCTGACGGCGGCGTGGACCGCGGCGATGAAAGACCTGAACGCCGCACTGGCCTCCATCAAGGGGAACGTGAAGAATGCCGGCGGTCTGTACGACTCCTACGAGGCCCAGATGACCGAGTCGCTGGCCGCCGCGAACGGGTCCGCCGACTGGGACGGCGCGAAGTTCAAGTTCTGA
- a CDS encoding WXG100 family type VII secretion target, with the protein MIVVASGSVFSYNEATAEASLGSLGSVISGLEGSLSDLSGFVASVKSSWEGDEQDTYSGVQAKWDSAAKTVEDILSAVSKSLSSTTSGVKDMRGQVRNALTAH; encoded by the coding sequence ATGATTGTTGTGGCGAGTGGATCTGTTTTTTCCTATAACGAGGCAACGGCCGAGGCGTCGTTGGGATCTCTGGGGTCGGTGATCTCGGGGCTCGAGGGGTCCCTGTCCGACCTCTCCGGTTTCGTGGCGAGCGTCAAGTCCTCCTGGGAGGGTGACGAGCAGGACACCTATTCGGGTGTCCAGGCCAAGTGGGACTCCGCAGCCAAGACGGTGGAGGACATCCTGAGTGCAGTGTCGAAGTCGTTGTCCTCCACGACTTCCGGCGTCAAGGACATGCGCGGCCAGGTCCGCAACGCGCTGACCGCGCACTGA
- a CDS encoding HNH endonuclease signature motif containing protein, with product MVVGPVFSLTGDAGSISSSSVRWSQFAASAASAADDIRRIDSGDFIGDEADTYRDKLNQDLPPHLDTTSDAWSAVAAALQNYAATLESLQQRLSSLSAQASDQQSQVDSANNAVAHAKTADAQHTTAVQAQTKALTPGQTLPPDTYRPQAADASSELSGANNALQATTDAANRVHQEHDAAVQTCVNAIDRAAGLRFEEPPGFWGRLGNSVSGWISEHADVLKTISSVLKTISGIAGLLALIPCLTPIMGPIALIAGGAALLIDVTVKVTTGQGSWTDIVMDTVGLIPGGRLAGDAVKGAEAATGAVKAVSTVAHDAKAVENVASEARKADTIATEATGMKNAASRAETGGKDVTGNAGDAKYADPGPDPLPTITLKYKNSWSPAQRAAADTKARQLHDLALQGKLEKTDPERLSGLRSRFKKAFGDGAVTKDQDVDHIHELQLGGRDELGNVQALDRSVNRSVGSQIRHQIKDHVEGTRYGGVSIVPRR from the coding sequence ATGGTGGTTGGTCCGGTCTTCTCGCTGACCGGTGACGCGGGCTCGATCAGCTCGTCATCGGTCCGGTGGTCCCAGTTCGCAGCATCGGCCGCATCCGCGGCCGATGACATCCGCCGGATCGACTCCGGTGACTTCATCGGGGACGAGGCCGACACCTACCGGGACAAGCTGAACCAGGACCTCCCGCCCCATCTGGACACCACCTCGGACGCCTGGTCCGCGGTGGCCGCCGCACTGCAGAACTACGCGGCAACGCTGGAATCCCTGCAGCAGCGGTTGTCCTCGCTCTCGGCGCAGGCCTCGGACCAGCAGAGCCAGGTCGATTCGGCGAACAATGCGGTCGCCCACGCGAAAACGGCAGACGCCCAGCACACCACGGCCGTGCAGGCGCAGACCAAGGCGCTCACGCCCGGGCAGACGCTGCCCCCGGACACCTACCGGCCACAGGCCGCTGATGCGTCCTCGGAGCTCAGCGGCGCGAACAACGCACTGCAGGCCACCACCGACGCGGCGAACCGGGTACACCAGGAACACGACGCCGCGGTCCAGACGTGCGTGAACGCGATCGACCGGGCCGCCGGTCTGAGATTCGAGGAGCCGCCGGGTTTCTGGGGGCGCCTGGGGAACTCGGTGAGCGGCTGGATCTCCGAACACGCCGACGTGTTGAAGACGATCTCGTCGGTGCTCAAGACCATCTCCGGCATCGCCGGCCTGCTGGCCCTGATCCCGTGCCTGACGCCGATCATGGGGCCGATCGCGCTGATCGCCGGTGGAGCGGCCCTGTTGATCGACGTCACGGTCAAGGTCACCACCGGACAGGGGTCGTGGACCGACATCGTCATGGACACCGTCGGTCTCATTCCCGGTGGACGGCTGGCCGGCGATGCCGTCAAGGGCGCGGAGGCCGCCACCGGCGCCGTCAAGGCCGTCTCGACGGTCGCACACGATGCGAAGGCCGTCGAGAACGTGGCGAGCGAGGCCAGGAAGGCCGACACCATCGCGACCGAGGCGACCGGGATGAAGAACGCCGCCTCCCGGGCCGAGACCGGGGGCAAGGACGTCACCGGCAACGCCGGTGACGCGAAGTACGCGGACCCCGGCCCCGACCCCCTGCCGACCATCACGTTGAAGTACAAGAACTCCTGGTCCCCGGCCCAACGCGCCGCAGCCGACACCAAGGCCCGGCAACTGCACGATCTGGCTCTCCAGGGCAAGTTGGAGAAGACGGATCCCGAGCGCCTGAGCGGACTCCGGTCCAGGTTCAAGAAGGCTTTCGGCGACGGTGCCGTCACCAAGGACCAGGACGTCGACCACATCCACGAGCTGCAGCTCGGCGGCCGTGACGAGCTCGGGAACGTGCAGGCCCTGGATCGCAGCGTGAACCGGAGCGTCGGATCCCAGATCCGCCACCAGATCAAGGATCACGTGGAGGGCACCAGGTATGGTGGCGTGTCGATCGTTCCGCGCCGGTAG
- a CDS encoding aldo/keto reductase has protein sequence MTSTQNRPAQSAGTFSIGGDLPVHRLGYGTMQLPGKGVWGQPADHDEAIHVLRRSIELGVNLIDTADAYGPFVTDALIHEALHPYSDDLVIATKVGLTRQGPNVWTPVGRPAYLRQQVELNLRNLGVDRIDLLQLHRIDPDVALEDQIGELAELQSEGKIRHIGLSEVSVEQIKAAAAIATIVSVQNLYNLADRSAEDVLDYAEANDIAFIPWFPLATGKLAEPGSPLEELAGQHEVSASQLALAWLLRRSPVMLPIPGTSLVAHLEDNVAAALIDLTDEEYDVLTKAV, from the coding sequence ATGACGAGCACGCAGAACCGTCCCGCGCAGTCCGCCGGAACCTTCAGCATCGGCGGGGACCTGCCGGTCCACCGCCTCGGCTACGGCACCATGCAGCTGCCGGGAAAGGGAGTCTGGGGTCAACCCGCCGACCATGACGAAGCCATCCACGTCTTGCGGCGCTCCATCGAGCTGGGTGTCAACCTGATCGACACGGCGGATGCCTACGGCCCGTTCGTCACCGACGCACTGATCCACGAAGCCCTCCACCCGTACTCCGACGATCTGGTGATCGCGACCAAGGTCGGTCTGACCCGGCAGGGCCCGAATGTGTGGACCCCCGTCGGCCGCCCGGCCTACCTGCGGCAGCAGGTCGAGCTGAACCTTCGCAACCTCGGGGTGGACCGCATCGATCTGCTGCAGTTGCACCGCATCGATCCCGATGTCGCACTGGAGGACCAGATCGGCGAGTTGGCCGAACTGCAGTCCGAGGGCAAGATCCGGCACATCGGCCTGTCCGAGGTCTCGGTCGAGCAGATCAAGGCGGCGGCGGCCATCGCCACGATCGTCTCGGTCCAGAACCTGTACAACCTGGCCGACCGATCGGCCGAGGACGTCCTGGACTACGCCGAGGCCAACGACATCGCCTTCATCCCGTGGTTCCCGCTGGCCACCGGCAAGCTGGCCGAGCCCGGTAGCCCGCTGGAGGAGCTCGCCGGGCAGCACGAGGTTTCCGCCTCGCAGCTGGCGTTGGCCTGGTTGCTCCGCCGGTCCCCGGTGATGCTGCCGATCCCCGGTACGTCCTTGGTGGCGCACCTGGAGGACAACGTCGCGGCAGCCCTGATCGACCTGACCGACGAGGAGTACGACGTCCTGACGAAGGCCGTCTGA
- a CDS encoding T6SS immunity protein Tdi1 domain-containing protein, producing the protein MGLTIDSDLIGTAGPWTPPLIADRFSKIGACGRSFGRGLLRFHDSTAAVDAQETVISMWPELDGDVAVFAFDWLGRQFAVIGAGHSETGADDVAFFDLHGHSVESVVEPDEFLQAFQTPLMLQLLEFDLFDRWRTAVSLSGLPFDQCAGEKVPEFLGGTPTVGNLEAGDLSVHLAVLSQLWEQVASAPNGARVTAVQIGEDR; encoded by the coding sequence ATGGGCCTGACCATTGATTCCGATCTCATCGGCACGGCGGGTCCGTGGACTCCCCCCCTGATCGCGGATCGATTCTCGAAGATCGGTGCCTGTGGTCGCTCCTTCGGGCGAGGTCTACTGCGTTTCCACGATTCGACCGCAGCGGTGGACGCCCAGGAGACGGTGATCTCGATGTGGCCGGAACTGGACGGAGACGTCGCAGTTTTTGCCTTCGACTGGCTGGGCCGGCAATTCGCGGTCATCGGTGCCGGCCATTCCGAAACCGGAGCCGACGACGTCGCGTTCTTCGATCTCCATGGTCATTCCGTCGAGAGCGTGGTGGAGCCCGACGAGTTTCTGCAGGCATTCCAGACACCACTGATGCTCCAATTGCTGGAATTTGATCTCTTCGACCGCTGGCGCACCGCGGTGTCGTTGTCCGGGCTGCCCTTCGATCAGTGCGCCGGCGAAAAGGTACCGGAATTCCTCGGCGGTACGCCGACGGTCGGCAATCTCGAGGCCGGCGATCTGTCCGTCCACCTGGCGGTCCTGTCCCAGCTCTGGGAGCAGGTCGCCTCCGCTCCCAACGGCGCCAGGGTGACGGCCGTGCAGATCGGCGAGGACCGGTGA